A genomic stretch from Musa acuminata AAA Group cultivar baxijiao unplaced genomic scaffold, Cavendish_Baxijiao_AAA HiC_scaffold_1138, whole genome shotgun sequence includes:
- the LOC108952107 gene encoding arabinosyltransferase XEG113-like isoform X2, which yields MATCNPLFLAIYATIVAVTGTPRLQREPSDMFTRAIWDVPVDSKMPGMKSFLLTKEMVKHRAKDNIIIVTFGNHAFLDFILNWVKHLTDLNIFNILVGAMDTKLLEALYWKGIPVFDMGSKMVTVDVGWGSAKFHKMGREKVLLINALLPFGYELLMCDTDMVWLKNPLPYFARFPEADMLTSSDQIRPTTTDDSLEVWQNVTTAYNIGIFHWRPTDAAKRLAKEWKDILLSDDQKWDQAGFNDLVHQVLGPSLEGESGLFYAYDGTLKLGLLPASIFCSGHTYFVQAMPQQLKLEPYAVHTTFQFAGSDGKRHRLREAMLFYDQPAYYDTPGGFLSFKPGIPKSLLLDGPHTLQSHFSLVNYQLRQIRTALAVACLLNRTLVMPPLWCRFERMWFGHPGILEGTLTKQPFVCPMDHLFEIHTMLHGLSEEEFGPQIHFREYSFLQNPSVPKHVKESLLNVQLCDAHSKGCNISDGTTSRGFIQFPRNSTEQMYMQVFSQYKDIKVLHFSSMANAFQGFNDEAREVKFRNRMKRYVGLWCCVENRDLGHIYYDIYWDEKPEWKPEPPRTSQDDHPPWD from the exons ATGGCGACGTGCAATCCACTGTTTTTGGCGATCTATGCTACGATTGTTGCCG taACCGGAACACCAAGGCTGCAAAGAGAGCCTTCGGACATGTTCACAAGAGCCATATGGGATGTGCCTGTTGATAGTAAAATGCCTGGTATGAAGTCGTTTCTACTAACCAAGGAGATGGTGAAGCACCgtgcaaaagataatatcatcattgTGACATTTGGGAACCATGCATTCCTGGACTTTATCTTGAATTGGGTCAAACACCTAacggatcttaatatttttaacattCTTGTTG GTGCTATGGATACCAAATTATTGGAGGCTTTGTATTGGAAAGGGATTCCTGTTTTTGACATGGGCAGCAAAATGGTAACAGTAGATGTTGGGTGGGGATCTGCCAAATTTCACAAAATGGGAAGGGAAAAAGTATTGTTGATAAATGCTCTCCTACCTTTTGGTTATGAGTTACTAATGTGTGATACAGATATGGTTTGGTTAAAG AACCCACTTCCATATTTTGCTCGTTTTCCTGAAGCAGATATGTTAACATCAAGCGATCAGATTAGACCAACAACAACTGATGACAGTTTGGAAGTCTGGCAGAATG TAACTACTGCCTACAATATTGGAATATTTCATTGGCGTCCCACTGATGCTGCAAAAAGGCTAGCTAAGGAGTGGAAAGATATACTTTTAAGTGATGACCAGAAATGGGACCAGGCTGGCTTTAATGATCTTGTCCACCAAGTTTTAGGACCATCACTTGAAGGAGAAAGTGGACTTTTTTATGCTTATGATGGGACCCTTAAGCTGGGTCTTTTGCCAGCAAGTATATTTTGCAGTGGGCACACATACTTTGTCCAG GCAATGCCCCAGCAGCTCAAACTGGAACCATATGCTGTGCATACTACCTTCCAGTTTGCAGGTTCTGATGGAAAGCGCCATAGGTTACGTGAGGCTATGCTTTTCTATGACCAACCTGCATATTATGATACACCAG GAGGTTTCTTATCATTCAAACCTGGTATTCCTAAGAGTTTGTTGCTGGATGGGCCACATACCTTACAATCACACTTCTCATTGGTTAATTACCAG TTGAGGCAGATAAGGACTGCACTTGCTGTTGCTTGTCTGTTGAACCGAACACTG GTAATGCCTCCATTATGGTGCAGGTTTGAAAGAATGTGGTTTGGACATCCTGGTATTTTGGAAGGGACACTGACCAAGCAACCTTTTGTATGCCCTATGGACCACTTGTTTGAG ATTCATACCATGCTCCATGGCCTTTCTGAAGAAGAGTTTGGACCACAAATTCATTTCAGGGAGTACTCATTCCTGCAGAATCCATCAGTGCCCAAacat GTGAAGGAATCATTACTTAATGTTCAACTTTGTGATGCACATTCCAAAGGATGCAATATATCCGATGGAACAACTAGCCGTGGTTTCATCCAATTTCCCAGAAATAGCACTGAGCAGATG TACATGCAAGTATTCTCCCAGTACAAAGATATCAAAGTCTTGCACTTTTCATCCATGGCGAATGCCTTCCAAgggttcaatgatgag GCAAGAGAAGTAAAATTTAGAAATCGCATGAAGAGATACGTCGGATTGTggtgttgcgtggagaaccgtgaCCTTGGCcacatatactatgacatataCTGGGATGAGAAACCAGAATGGAAACCTGAACCACCTCGAACTAGTCAAGATGATCATCCACCTTGGGATTGA
- the LOC103973068 gene encoding glucan endo-1,3-beta-glucosidase 14, which yields MPPDKASIPLLLHMASSSETSAVLIAVSSSSSCGYDAPPLPIAKKSMRDSRSPLFFWCLVFFSLSHHGPLKVEAFTGTYGINYGRIADNLPPPESVVTLLKLAKIRNVRIYDADHSVLNAFKGSGLELIVAIGNEYLKDISVYEDHAMSWIKENVQPFLPDTHITGIAIGNEVLGGTDEELAGALLGAAKNVYNALDRLKLAGDIEVSTPHSAAVFANSFPPSSCIFREDVLVYMRPILDFFSQIGSPFYINAYPFLAYKSDPEHIDINYALFRSNAGIHDAKTGLHYDNMFDAQIDAAYAALEAAGYDKMEVRVSETGWASGGDENEAGATLQNARTYNFNLRKRLFKKKGTPRRPKMVVKAYVFALFNEDLKPGPSSEKHYGLFKADGSISYNIGLHGLKPSSASPSLLSLTRIRTRSCLGPSAMVLTCYVMVILALMI from the exons ATGCCCCCAGATAAAGCAAGCATCCCATTGTTGCTACACATGGCATCCTCCTCCGAAACCTCTGCAGTTCTCATCGCcgtctcctcctcgtcctcgtgCGGCTACGACGCCCCTCCGCTGCCTATTGCTAAGAAAAGCATGCGGGATTCTCGGTCGCCACTCTTCTTCTGGTGCCTCGTCTTCTTCTCCCTTTCGCATCATG GCCCACTGAAGGTTGAGGCATTTACTGGAACCTATGGGATAAACTATGGCAGGATTGCTGACAATCTTCCTCCACCTGAAAGCGTCGTCACACTTTTGAAATTAGCAAAGATAAGGAATGTGAGAATCTACGATGCGGATCACAGCGTGCTCAATGCATTCAAGGGGTCTGGGCTCGAACTGATCGTGGCCATCGGCAATGAGTATCTAAAAGACATTAGTGTGTACGAAGATCATGCTATGAGTTGGATCAAGGAAAATGTGCAGCCATTTCTGCCGGACACCCACATCACAGGAATTGCAATCGGGAACGAAGTTTTAGGAGGCACAGATGAAGAACTGGCAGGAGCTCTTTTGGGTGCCGCAAAAAATGTGTACAATGCCCTCGACAGGCTTAAATTGGCGGGTGACATCGAGGTGTCAACGCCACATTCCGCGGCTGTGTTCGCTAATTCCTTCCCTCCCTCATCTTGCATTTTCAGAGAAGATGTCCTCGTCTACATGAGGCCCATCTTGGATTTCTTTTCGCAGATCGGTAGTCCCTTCTATATCAATGCATATCCATTTTTAGCTTACAAAAGTGATCCTGAGCATATCGATATCAATTATGCTCTTTTCCGGTCGAATGCCGGAATCCATGATGCGAAGACTGGCCTGCACTATGACAACATGTTCGATGCTCAAATAGATGCAGCTTATGCTGCTCTCGAAGCCGCCGGTTATGACAAGATGGAAGTCCGGGTTTCGGAGACAGGTTGGGCTTCTGGTGGGGATGAAAATGAAGCTGGAGCCACTCTTCAGAATGCAAGGACTTACAATTTTAATCTCCGGAAACGACTTTTCAAGAAGAAAGGGACTCCACGGAGGCCAAAGATGGTGGTTAAGGCTTATGTTTTTGCTTTGTTTAATGAGGATTTAAAGCCAGGACCGAGTTCTGAGAAGCACTACGGGCTATTCAAGGCCGACGGGAGCATATCCTACAATATTGGCttacatggcctgaagccttccagTGCATCTCCATCTCTCTTGTCACTCACG AGAATTCGTACACGAAGTTGCCTAGGACCATCTGCCATGGTTCTCACATGTTACGTAATGGTTATTCTAGCTCTGATGATTTAG
- the LOC108952107 gene encoding arabinosyltransferase XEG113-like isoform X1: MATCNPLFLAIYATIVAGIIFCTFVILSSVYTSLPAAGAGDGGNEKYFPSPKVTGTPRLQREPSDMFTRAIWDVPVDSKMPGMKSFLLTKEMVKHRAKDNIIIVTFGNHAFLDFILNWVKHLTDLNIFNILVGAMDTKLLEALYWKGIPVFDMGSKMVTVDVGWGSAKFHKMGREKVLLINALLPFGYELLMCDTDMVWLKNPLPYFARFPEADMLTSSDQIRPTTTDDSLEVWQNVTTAYNIGIFHWRPTDAAKRLAKEWKDILLSDDQKWDQAGFNDLVHQVLGPSLEGESGLFYAYDGTLKLGLLPASIFCSGHTYFVQAMPQQLKLEPYAVHTTFQFAGSDGKRHRLREAMLFYDQPAYYDTPGGFLSFKPGIPKSLLLDGPHTLQSHFSLVNYQLRQIRTALAVACLLNRTLVMPPLWCRFERMWFGHPGILEGTLTKQPFVCPMDHLFEIHTMLHGLSEEEFGPQIHFREYSFLQNPSVPKHVKESLLNVQLCDAHSKGCNISDGTTSRGFIQFPRNSTEQMYMQVFSQYKDIKVLHFSSMANAFQGFNDEAREVKFRNRMKRYVGLWCCVENRDLGHIYYDIYWDEKPEWKPEPPRTSQDDHPPWD; the protein is encoded by the exons ATGGCGACGTGCAATCCACTGTTTTTGGCGATCTATGCTACGATTGTTGCCGGTATTATCTTCTGTACTTTTGTGATTCTTTCGTCGGTCTATACTTCCTTACCTGCAGCCGGCGCCGGCGATGGAGGAAACGAAAAATACTTCCCGTCGCCGAAAG taACCGGAACACCAAGGCTGCAAAGAGAGCCTTCGGACATGTTCACAAGAGCCATATGGGATGTGCCTGTTGATAGTAAAATGCCTGGTATGAAGTCGTTTCTACTAACCAAGGAGATGGTGAAGCACCgtgcaaaagataatatcatcattgTGACATTTGGGAACCATGCATTCCTGGACTTTATCTTGAATTGGGTCAAACACCTAacggatcttaatatttttaacattCTTGTTG GTGCTATGGATACCAAATTATTGGAGGCTTTGTATTGGAAAGGGATTCCTGTTTTTGACATGGGCAGCAAAATGGTAACAGTAGATGTTGGGTGGGGATCTGCCAAATTTCACAAAATGGGAAGGGAAAAAGTATTGTTGATAAATGCTCTCCTACCTTTTGGTTATGAGTTACTAATGTGTGATACAGATATGGTTTGGTTAAAG AACCCACTTCCATATTTTGCTCGTTTTCCTGAAGCAGATATGTTAACATCAAGCGATCAGATTAGACCAACAACAACTGATGACAGTTTGGAAGTCTGGCAGAATG TAACTACTGCCTACAATATTGGAATATTTCATTGGCGTCCCACTGATGCTGCAAAAAGGCTAGCTAAGGAGTGGAAAGATATACTTTTAAGTGATGACCAGAAATGGGACCAGGCTGGCTTTAATGATCTTGTCCACCAAGTTTTAGGACCATCACTTGAAGGAGAAAGTGGACTTTTTTATGCTTATGATGGGACCCTTAAGCTGGGTCTTTTGCCAGCAAGTATATTTTGCAGTGGGCACACATACTTTGTCCAG GCAATGCCCCAGCAGCTCAAACTGGAACCATATGCTGTGCATACTACCTTCCAGTTTGCAGGTTCTGATGGAAAGCGCCATAGGTTACGTGAGGCTATGCTTTTCTATGACCAACCTGCATATTATGATACACCAG GAGGTTTCTTATCATTCAAACCTGGTATTCCTAAGAGTTTGTTGCTGGATGGGCCACATACCTTACAATCACACTTCTCATTGGTTAATTACCAG TTGAGGCAGATAAGGACTGCACTTGCTGTTGCTTGTCTGTTGAACCGAACACTG GTAATGCCTCCATTATGGTGCAGGTTTGAAAGAATGTGGTTTGGACATCCTGGTATTTTGGAAGGGACACTGACCAAGCAACCTTTTGTATGCCCTATGGACCACTTGTTTGAG ATTCATACCATGCTCCATGGCCTTTCTGAAGAAGAGTTTGGACCACAAATTCATTTCAGGGAGTACTCATTCCTGCAGAATCCATCAGTGCCCAAacat GTGAAGGAATCATTACTTAATGTTCAACTTTGTGATGCACATTCCAAAGGATGCAATATATCCGATGGAACAACTAGCCGTGGTTTCATCCAATTTCCCAGAAATAGCACTGAGCAGATG TACATGCAAGTATTCTCCCAGTACAAAGATATCAAAGTCTTGCACTTTTCATCCATGGCGAATGCCTTCCAAgggttcaatgatgag GCAAGAGAAGTAAAATTTAGAAATCGCATGAAGAGATACGTCGGATTGTggtgttgcgtggagaaccgtgaCCTTGGCcacatatactatgacatataCTGGGATGAGAAACCAGAATGGAAACCTGAACCACCTCGAACTAGTCAAGATGATCATCCACCTTGGGATTGA
- the LOC108952107 gene encoding arabinosyltransferase XEG113-like isoform X3 — translation MATCNPLFLAIYATIVAGIIFCTFVILSSVYTSLPAAGAGDGGNEKYFPSPKVTGTPRLQREPSDMFTRAIWDVPVDSKMPGMKSFLLTKEMVKHRAKDNIIIVTFGNHAFLDFILNWVKHLTDLNIFNILVGAMDTKLLEALYWKGIPVFDMGSKMVTVDVGWGSAKFHKMGREKVLLINALLPFGYELLMCDTDMVWLKAMPQQLKLEPYAVHTTFQFAGSDGKRHRLREAMLFYDQPAYYDTPGGFLSFKPGIPKSLLLDGPHTLQSHFSLVNYQLRQIRTALAVACLLNRTLVMPPLWCRFERMWFGHPGILEGTLTKQPFVCPMDHLFEIHTMLHGLSEEEFGPQIHFREYSFLQNPSVPKHVKESLLNVQLCDAHSKGCNISDGTTSRGFIQFPRNSTEQMYMQVFSQYKDIKVLHFSSMANAFQGFNDEAREVKFRNRMKRYVGLWCCVENRDLGHIYYDIYWDEKPEWKPEPPRTSQDDHPPWD, via the exons ATGGCGACGTGCAATCCACTGTTTTTGGCGATCTATGCTACGATTGTTGCCGGTATTATCTTCTGTACTTTTGTGATTCTTTCGTCGGTCTATACTTCCTTACCTGCAGCCGGCGCCGGCGATGGAGGAAACGAAAAATACTTCCCGTCGCCGAAAG taACCGGAACACCAAGGCTGCAAAGAGAGCCTTCGGACATGTTCACAAGAGCCATATGGGATGTGCCTGTTGATAGTAAAATGCCTGGTATGAAGTCGTTTCTACTAACCAAGGAGATGGTGAAGCACCgtgcaaaagataatatcatcattgTGACATTTGGGAACCATGCATTCCTGGACTTTATCTTGAATTGGGTCAAACACCTAacggatcttaatatttttaacattCTTGTTG GTGCTATGGATACCAAATTATTGGAGGCTTTGTATTGGAAAGGGATTCCTGTTTTTGACATGGGCAGCAAAATGGTAACAGTAGATGTTGGGTGGGGATCTGCCAAATTTCACAAAATGGGAAGGGAAAAAGTATTGTTGATAAATGCTCTCCTACCTTTTGGTTATGAGTTACTAATGTGTGATACAGATATGGTTTGGTTAAAG GCAATGCCCCAGCAGCTCAAACTGGAACCATATGCTGTGCATACTACCTTCCAGTTTGCAGGTTCTGATGGAAAGCGCCATAGGTTACGTGAGGCTATGCTTTTCTATGACCAACCTGCATATTATGATACACCAG GAGGTTTCTTATCATTCAAACCTGGTATTCCTAAGAGTTTGTTGCTGGATGGGCCACATACCTTACAATCACACTTCTCATTGGTTAATTACCAG TTGAGGCAGATAAGGACTGCACTTGCTGTTGCTTGTCTGTTGAACCGAACACTG GTAATGCCTCCATTATGGTGCAGGTTTGAAAGAATGTGGTTTGGACATCCTGGTATTTTGGAAGGGACACTGACCAAGCAACCTTTTGTATGCCCTATGGACCACTTGTTTGAG ATTCATACCATGCTCCATGGCCTTTCTGAAGAAGAGTTTGGACCACAAATTCATTTCAGGGAGTACTCATTCCTGCAGAATCCATCAGTGCCCAAacat GTGAAGGAATCATTACTTAATGTTCAACTTTGTGATGCACATTCCAAAGGATGCAATATATCCGATGGAACAACTAGCCGTGGTTTCATCCAATTTCCCAGAAATAGCACTGAGCAGATG TACATGCAAGTATTCTCCCAGTACAAAGATATCAAAGTCTTGCACTTTTCATCCATGGCGAATGCCTTCCAAgggttcaatgatgag GCAAGAGAAGTAAAATTTAGAAATCGCATGAAGAGATACGTCGGATTGTggtgttgcgtggagaaccgtgaCCTTGGCcacatatactatgacatataCTGGGATGAGAAACCAGAATGGAAACCTGAACCACCTCGAACTAGTCAAGATGATCATCCACCTTGGGATTGA
- the LOC103973067 gene encoding calcium-dependent mitochondrial ATP-magnesium/phosphate carrier protein 2, protein MSGAAKAVEHRIGFPTKMEATAPAADGEQQRRPGGCNPVKKPGPVSMDHVLLALRETKEEREVRIRSLFNFFDAAGVGHLDYAQIEAGLSALRIPTEYKYARDLLKVCDANRDGRVDYQEFRRYMDDKELELYRIFQAIDVEHNGCILPEELWDALIKAGIEIDDEELARFVEHVDKDNNGIITFEEWRDFLLLYPHEATIENIYQYWERVCLVDIGEQAAIPEGISKHVNASQYLIAGGVAGAASRTATAPLDRLKVVLQVQTTQARIVPAIKDIWREGHFLGFFRGNGLNVMKVAPESAIKFYTFEMLKDFIVKTKGEEKSDIGASGRLTAGGLAGAVAQTAIYPLDLVKTRLQTYACEGGKVPNLATLTKDIWVHEGPRAFYRGLVPSLLGIIPYAGIDLTAYETLKDMSRTYILKDSEPGPLVQLGCGTISGALGATCVYPLQVIRTRMQAQCTNTSTAYNGMSDVFWKTLRNEGFSGFYKGIFPNLLKVVPSASITYLVYETMKKSLTLD, encoded by the exons ATGGACCACGTTCTCCTGGCTCTGCGCGAGACCAAGGAGGAGAGAGAAGTCCGGATCCGGAGCCTTTTCAACTTTTTCGATGCGGCTGGCGTCGGCCACCTCGACTACGCTCAGATCGAGGCCGGCCTCTCCGCCCTTCGTATCCCTACCGAGTACAAGTACGCCAGGGATCTCCTTAAGGTGTGCGATGCCAACCGGGACGGCCGTGTCGACTACCAGGAGTTCCGGCGCTACATGGACGACAAGGAGCTTGAGCTCTACCGCATCTTCCAGGCCATTGACGTCGAGCATAACGGTTGCATCTTGCCGGAGGAGCTCTGGGATGCACTTATCAAGGCAG GAATTGAGATTGATGATGAGGAACTTGCCCGTTTTGTGGAGCATGTGGATAAGGATAATAATGGGATTATAACTTTTGAGGAATGGAGAGATTTTCTGCTGCTCTACCCACATGAAGCAACAATTGAGAACATCTATCAGTACTGGGAAAGGGTTTGTCTTGTGGATATTGGTGAACAAGCCGCTATCCCAGAAGGGATAAGTAAACATGTAAATGCAAGCCAATACTTGATTGCAGGAGGGGTAGCTGGAGCAGCTTCTCGTACGGCTACTGCTCCTCTTGATCGTCTTAAGGTAGTTTTGCAAGTACAGACAACACAAGCACGTATTGTGCCTGCAATAAAAGACATATGGAGAGAGGGGCATTTCCTGGGTTTTTTCAGAGGGAATGGTTTAAATGTGATGAAGGTTGCACCTGAAAGTGCAATTAAATTTTATACATTTGAAATGCTAAAAGATTTCATTGTCAAAACCAAAGGTGAAGAGAAGAGTGATATTGGTGCATCTGGGCGTCTGACCGCTGGTGGTTTAGCAGGTGCGGTGGCACAAACTGCTATTTATCCACTAGATCTTGTGAAAACACGGCTGCAGACTTATGCCTGTGAAGGTGGTAAAGTTCCCAATCTTGCTACTTTGACAAAAGACATATGGGTTCATGAAGGGCCTCGAGCTTTCTATAGAGGGCTTGTCCCATCGCTTCTTGGAATTATTCCATATGCTGGTATAGATCTTACTGCATATGAGACATTGAAAGATATGTCTAGAACGTACATTCTGAAGGATAGTG AGCCTGGTCCGCTTGTGCAACTTGGTTGTGGAACTATCTCAGGGGCTCTTGGAGCAACATGTGTTTACCCTTTGCAGGTTATCAGAACAAG AATGCAAGCCCAGTGCACCAATACATCTACCGCTTATAATGGAATGTCTGATGTGTTCTGGAAAACTCTTCGAAATGAAGGATTTTCAGGATTCTACAAAGGGATTTTTCCGAATCTGCTCAAAGTAGTACCATCTGCTAGTATTACTTATCTAGTTTATGAGACTATGAAAAAGAGTCTAACTCTTGATTAG